Part of the Limihaloglobus sulfuriphilus genome is shown below.
TTTTCGGTTGGAAGCTGTTCTATGAGCAGTTTGTCAAAGACGATCTCGCCGGCATTGTCTGTAAGGTAAAGGATACTCTCCGCGTTTGCAACATCGCGGCGAAAATTATCAAGCTCGCCCGCCTCAAAATCCGCCGTGAGCGATTCATTTATAACTTTTCTTATCTCTTTTTCGGGGATGGATGATTTCACCCCGCAATCGATAATATTGCCCGCAATGGCAAGCCGCATAGCAGTCTCAAGGGGGTTGGCAGATTCGGCTATATCCGATTCAAGCTCGGAAAAAATCTCCATAGCCAGCCGGTTAAAACGCTGTTTCATTTCGAAATAGGGATCCTCCGAGCCCACAATAGAACGTATCCGTCTGTGTATCTGCTGCGCGATAGCCGGCGGGCTCAAAGTCATATCAACATCTGCCGCGAGGCACAAAGCGTCGCGAAGTACCTGTTCCTGTATGTCCTGCTCGTCTGTGGCGAGCCTGGCGGCGTCGAGTGCCTGACGTATAAAGCATGGAATGCAATCGAGATATATATTCATTCTAAATTCCTTTTAGTAAAAAGCTGAGATTCAAATAAACAAACAATTACAGAGTGTTTGCGAGAAACACTGCCGCTGAGGTAAATTTAAACCTTATGCAGGAAAGATTCAAGAGAAAAATTTAAGGCAAACAGGGTTGAGTGTGTGACATTTTTCTTTGGAGTGCGGCGGCAAGCGGCAGCGCGACACCGCTTTAAAGCCGCTCTTCTAACGAAAACACCGCTGAAACTATAACATAACGCTCAAATAACAAAAAACGGCGCCGCCTCGCTGCGCTCGTTGTCGCGCGCACTCCAAAGCACCCCACAAAAAAATGTCACACACCAGGACTGAGAGACGCATTCAATGCGGATTTAGACCTGTCGCCATATTTAGTTGAGAGACGCATTCAATGCGTCTCTACGGGGGACTGCATATTGTTCATATGTTCCTGTAATGAGGGATATTTCTGCGGATCGTTGAGAATCTTGCTTCTTGAGCTTTCCTGGTTTGAGATATTCTCCAGATCCTCGCCGCTCTGTGCTACCAATGGAGTCAGGAATATCAGCAGCTCGGTCTTCTCGGTTTTTGTGCGGTTTCTCTGGAAAAGCAGCCCCAGCAGAGGTATATCGCCCAGCAGAGGCACCTTTTCGATAGTATCTGTGTCCTTATCCTGCATAAGGCCGCCGATAACAATAGTCTGTCCGTTTGCCACCGCCACCCTGCTGTTTGTGGAGCGTTTTGCGTAAACAGCCGCTTCTACATTATCCGATATCAGAACCGTCTCGCCGGTCATGGTTGATATCTCCGGTTTGACATCCATTATTACCAGCGACTCATTGTTAATTGTCGGCGTTACCTCGAGTATAATACCTATGTCTTCGTATGAAATTGAATTGATGGTCTGGCCGGTTTCGGTAACTCTTGTATCGGTAACAAAGGGCACCTCCTGGCCGACGGTTATGGTAGCTTTCTGATTATTGCTGGTGAGTATATAAGGACGTGAGAGCACATTCAGATCGCCGATTTCCTGAAGCGCACGTATGGTAAAATCAAGGTCGCCCTCGAGAGTGCGGGTCATAAAGCCG
Proteins encoded:
- a CDS encoding damage-control phosphatase ARMT1 family protein, with the protein product MNIYLDCIPCFIRQALDAARLATDEQDIQEQVLRDALCLAADVDMTLSPPAIAQQIHRRIRSIVGSEDPYFEMKQRFNRLAMEIFSELESDIAESANPLETAMRLAIAGNIIDCGVKSSIPEKEIRKVINESLTADFEAGELDNFRRDVANAESILYLTDNAGEIVFDKLLIEQLPTEKITVAVRGFPVINDATMEDAEFAGLTDMVKVIDNGSDGPGTILDTCSDEFLDCFNAASLVIAKGQGNYESLSDVDKDIFFILKVKCPVIASDIGCEVGKMILKR